Below is a genomic region from Leptolyngbya boryana PCC 6306.
TTTCGGATGTCCTTGCATTTGCTCGAATGAATCAGCTTTGAGAATTTCGTAGATTGGATCGATGTAGAGTTCTTCTACACTTTCTTCCTCTACCTCTACTTCTTCATCAGATTCGTTACGGTTTCGTTCAGCAACAGCTAAATAATAGTCGGTTGCGTCTTTCGAGTTTGCTTGAATTTGAGCAACGGAGATCGCTTTTTCAACAAGCTTCGGCAACACTTCTTGCTGTGTGGCTTCGGGAGTGACTAAAGCAGGTTGTAACCCTCGCTTTTGTTGAGTGGTCGCAGCATAGGTTTTGTTTGCAAAGAAGAAATCAGGAACAAGTTGCACACCGACAAGCTGTGGCTTTTCTCCATTCGATCGTTGAGTTGCCTTGAATGATGAAAGTGACAGAATTGCATCGACTTGTAAGCGATCGCACCACTCACTTACCCGACAGGTTCCTTTAATCACTCCTGGAATCCCTGGTGATCCTGCTCGAAACTGAAAGGGAGAACGATTTGGATCTTTGACTTGCTTTTGACCCGGTGAATAAGCAACTGCATGAGCAAGATTAGAAGAAACTAAGCTGTAGCAGTCGCCTAATTTTTTGTGAACTTCTTGTAGTTCTGCTTCACTAAAATCATTTTCTAGTGCTTTTTGTATTTGAGGAAGTTGAGCGATTGTTGCGGCATCGTCCAAGATCAAGATTTTGGCTTCAGATTGAATAGTAGACGCATTGGCATGAGAGAGAAATAAGCTACCGTATGCGATCGCATCACTTGATCGAGCTACTTGACGCTGAACGAGAGCGGCTGTCTGTACATCGGTGAAATAAGCCCATTTACCATTGGCGAGAATCAGTTGCAGTTCCAACTCTCGAAACGCCCTCAAATCGGCTGCTGTTACACCTTCGTAAATCTGTGCTGTGACATAGCGCGTTGTCCAGTCGCCGACTCGCTGTCGCTCGACCTCGATCAAATGCTCAAGCAGCGTGTGATCAACTTCTTTAGCTGCCGTATCAATTGGGCGAAGTAATTTCGCATCGTATTGAACACAGCTCAAAGCCATTGCAGCCTCGCAAAAATAAAAGCTAGGCAAATTTGTGGTGTGACAAACTAGAAGTCATCAGCAACAATCGGTGTGATTTCTCCACGAGCAATCCGCTCATCCATTTCCGCTGCATAAGCTTTGAAGAACGCCAGCGATTCATCAGAGACAATAGGTTCATCAACGGGGAAGTCATCAATGTGAAGTTCGCCACTTGTCAACAGATCGTCAATACTATCGCTGAATAATAATTGATCGACTTGCTCCTGGCGGCTAGTGGGTAGGGCTGCTAGATCTGTAAAAGACTCTTTTCCCAAATTGTTCTCTGTGTTATGAGACATCGCGCGACCTCAATCTGAAGAAAAAACGAAGCTCGACAGTTGTAGCTATCGTAATGCATTTTTGAGGGACATCTTAGCTATGTTCCTCAAATACTGCAATGCTCTTGAGAAACTTAAGCTTTCTAAAATACATCTCGACAAGGTAAATCAGCTTAATAGAGCGATCGTCATAGATTTGCTAAACAAACTGACCTGTAATTTTTCAAACTTTGGAAAATTCTTGTTGCTAGCATGAACAGAATCGCGAGATCGCTTTTCCGTTGTCCTGTGAGAAAATATAGGAAGCGAGGATCAAGCATCCCCATGTAGCCCAACGCAATGACCAATGTGGCAGAAAGCGAAACTTCTCTCTTTATCCATTGTAATTAGCGATGACTCGTGTAATTTTTCCAGTTAAATCAACTTCCACAAGCTCACCTGCTTTTGTTCCATTTTGGTTGATGTAGTAAAACATCACACTCTGCACACCCCATAGGACATCCACCAATTCAAACCTGAGAGTTGGATACACCTCCAGCCCTTTTTTGAAATATGCACGTAACGCTATTTTACTGTTGACTGTTCCTGAAGACTCATTCAGCAACTTAGCTGCAATCGGAGACACTAGAACAATGTCCTCATCATAGTGACTAAGAATTGCATCGAGATTGTGAGAATTCCAGGCTTGAATCCATTCTGAGGCAAGTTGATGAGCCTGTTGTTGAGTTAACATTGTTGCTCCTGTAAACTGCAAGGTTAGTTCGAGTAGGGGCGACCATCTTTGTGGGTGAGTATCCATTCCCCGTTTGTTGATTGAGTGGCTTTGAGGTCGTCGTTGGGATATTCAACTTCATCGCCTGGGGTACGATCGCCAATCTCCAGATATGTCACCGTTTCTGGCGATCGATTCGCCAGTTGATGAGCTATTCCGGTTCCAGCTTTGAAGCCATAGCAATCCCCTGGACTTAGCGGAAATTCTTGTTCTCCTAGCACCAAAATTGGAGATCCCGACACAATCCAAATGAATTCATCTTGCTTGGAGTGACTGTGAATCAGAGCAGACACAGCACCTGGTAAAAGCTCTGTCAAATTGACTCCGAACTGAGTCAGCCCGAAATAGTCGCCTAATTTACGTTTCAGTCGCCCTTTGACGATCGCCGTATGGGGTTCTGGGTAGATCGTTTTGCCCATTGTTGCTGAAACAGAGTGTGCTGAAATAGGGGACTTGTTCACAACGGTCTCCGATTAAATGACATTTAGACGAAATAGGTCAACCATGTTGACATATTGAATTTATCCAAACATCATTTAATATGTCAATATGATTGACCTAAATGATCTCGATCATCAGCGCGAGCAAGAACTGAATAAAGCGTTGGAAGCATTGCATTTTGCTTTTCGGGCTGTAATTGCCAAGCCCGATGCCATCCTTGCAGAGCGAGGGCTTTCGCGTGTTCATCATCGGATCTTGTATTTTGTTGGTCGTCATCCTGGCTTGAGTGTGAATAACCTACTGACCCTGCTGAACGTCAGCAAGCAGTCTTTGAACGCACCCCTCCGGCAACTGACCCAATTAGGGCTAATCGAATCAAATGCTGATGAGAACGATCGCCGAGTCAAGCGGCTGACACTGACACGACAGGGTTTGTATTTGGAGCAGAAATTGTCTGGTGATCAACGGCAACGATTCGCAAGGGTATTTGAAACTGTCGGGCAAGAAGGCGAAGCGATCTGGCATCAGGTTATGAAGCTGTTAGCAGAGGATATATTTCCTGAATCTGATGAACTAGAACTGTAATGAACCGGATCTGCAACTTTTCCAGTCCCAGACCAGACCCTTGCTGCCGGGCGAGATCAATCAGCTAGGGTTGTGCTTTGAGAATGTCGATCATTCACTCAGAATCAGAGAAAGCGAGATCGAAATCTATGTCGATGAGCTTGATCCTCGTGTTCGATCTATGATTCAAGACGCACCGGATCAGCATGAATGCTTATGTTGGACGATTTTTCCGTCTCAATAGACAGATAGGTTAGCTAAATCAGCCAACCTGTAATTTTTCAAACTTTGGAAAAATTTCATTGTTGATATAGAAACTGGAGAATCAAGCTTGCTCCATGTTATACAGATTGCTTTTGTTTGCACAGGGCTTTTCTTAACTTGCTTTATTAGCGTTTACGTTGCTTGTCATCTACGAGCAACGTGGGATTTGCTTGTCAAGTAGTGACAAAATAATTGCGCTTTTTAGTTCAGCAATCGGTGCGATCGTTGGTGCATAAATACTTGTAGGTGGTGCAGTACTACCACTGTTGCTGATAGCGTTGCTGACTGGAGGATTATTTCAAATTTGGCATAGTCGCGATCGTTCTCGCTGACTGTAGCACCACTCTCTCAAGGATATAACAACGATGAGCAAAAGTGCTATGTAATCTCTTAGAAAACCGTCGTATCAGAGAAGTTTTCTCCAAGGACTGAGCAAACTGGAATAGAGAATTTACCTTCATGCCGTTGCTCAGCAATTCCTCTATGAGGAAATCTCGGGCTGCCAAACTAATTCAAGCGATGGGACTGCCTCTTATAAGCGAAATAGCGACTTAAATCTTGGCTCCTAAGCATATATATCACAATCACTGCACTAAGAACAGACAGCAGCAAACTTCCAAGCGTCAAAGCAATAGAGAGTTTTGTATTCAGCGCCACAACCATTGCAATCAGCAGCACAACCAGCACACTACAAATTCCAATGAGAAGCCACTTTGCCCAGGTACGCCCTTGCAAGACAAAGTAGATCACAATGAGAGTAAATGCGATGCGACCAAATGCCCATCGGT
It encodes:
- a CDS encoding MarR family winged helix-turn-helix transcriptional regulator, which codes for MIDLNDLDHQREQELNKALEALHFAFRAVIAKPDAILAERGLSRVHHRILYFVGRHPGLSVNNLLTLLNVSKQSLNAPLRQLTQLGLIESNADENDRRVKRLTLTRQGLYLEQKLSGDQRQRFARVFETVGQEGEAIWHQVMKLLAEDIFPESDELEL
- a CDS encoding cupin domain-containing protein — translated: MNKSPISAHSVSATMGKTIYPEPHTAIVKGRLKRKLGDYFGLTQFGVNLTELLPGAVSALIHSHSKQDEFIWIVSGSPILVLGEQEFPLSPGDCYGFKAGTGIAHQLANRSPETVTYLEIGDRTPGDEVEYPNDDLKATQSTNGEWILTHKDGRPYSN
- a CDS encoding YybH family protein; its protein translation is MLTQQQAHQLASEWIQAWNSHNLDAILSHYDEDIVLVSPIAAKLLNESSGTVNSKIALRAYFKKGLEVYPTLRFELVDVLWGVQSVMFYYINQNGTKAGELVEVDLTGKITRVIANYNG